The genome window CCGTAGGCCTTCACGGCTTCCTCGACAAGCGGGGCCGCGACCACGATGGCGACAAAGCGCGCGTCGAGCGCGGGAAGGAAGCGAGAAAGGACGCCGGTCGCAAGCGGGTTGAGCACGAGCGCGAAGACGACGGCAAAAACGGCACCGTACAGGAACGTCGCGCCAAGCATGCCCAGACCCTCGCGGTGGCCGCGCCGCTCGGCCTGCTGGATGAGGAGCAGGAGCGCCAGCGCCGGCACGAACGCTGCGCCGATGACGACGGCGATCTCGACCTGCGACACGTACTTGTGCAGGTCGCAGGATTCCCTAAACCGTATGCCTTCCACGCGCGTTCCCGTCGCCCTTCCTCGCGCGCCCCTTTCGGGCCGGCACGTGGCCGTGGCCGTGGACGCGGGCCCTCACGCGGCGCTCTCCGTGCGCGTCGTGCGGGAGCTTCTCCGACGCGGCGCCTCCATGTCGGTGCTCGCAACCCCGGCCGCCTTGGAGCACGTGCACCCCGACGCGCTCGAGTACGCCGCCGGCGCGCCCCCCAACGCGCGCGCCACGGCGCCTCCCGAGGCCGTCGTCGCCGTCGCGACCCTTCCCACGACGCGTCGCAAGGCTTCCCTTGGCGTCCGCGACAATCCCGTTTCCGTCGCCTTGGCCCTGTCCGTCCCGATTCTCCCGTTCGACGGCGACCCCGTCGATGCGGCCGACCGCGTGGAAGGGGCGCTTGCCCGAGGCCCGCTCGCCGGGCGACGCGTGCTCCTCGATGCGGGCCCCGCGAGCGTTCCGTGGGACGCGATCCGCGCCGTGGCGTCGACGGCTTCCCCGGCGCTTGCGGGTGCCTTGCGCCGCGAACTTCTGCGCCGGGGCGCCATCGTGCTGCCTCCGGATGCGCCCGAGCGCTCCGACCTTGCGATCGTGGAGACCAATCGCCCGTCCCTGGCGCCGGCGCCCGTTCCGGGAAAGGTCGCCTCCGGACGCGAAGACGTGCGACTGCGGCTTCACGCGCGACCGCCGCCGGCGCGGCCCCCTGCAAGGCGCGTGTGGTCGCTGCGCTCGGCGCACGCCGGCGACGAGGTGGAAGCCGAGGTCGCCTCGGGCGCCCGCAGGGTCCGGTCTTGCGGCCCGCCCGAGCGCGTCGCGCGCGAGCTTCTCGATGCGGCGGAGGCGTGGCGGTGAGCGCAAGCTTCCGCCCCACGGCGGCCTTCGCGCCCGCGCACGTGTCCGGATTCTTCGAAATCCACGACGAGAATCCGGACGCGTTGCGTCGCGGATCGCGCGGCGCGGGCGTCTGCCTGGCCACGGGGGCCGTAAGCCACGTGACCGTGGAGACCGCCCCCGCGCCCAAGCTTGCCGTGTTCGTGAATGGGGAACCCGACCCGGCGCCTGTCACCTCGTACGCCCTGCGCGCCCTGCTTGGCCGATCGCGCCTTGCCGTGACGGTCCGCACGGAGCTCGCCTTTCCGGTCGGCCAGGGCTTTGGCATGTCGGCGGCCGGCGCACTGTCGGCCGCGCTTGCGCTTGCCAAGCAATTGGGCCAGGACCGCTACGCCGCCGCGCGCGCCGCGCACCAGGCGGAGCTTGCCAACCGCTCCGGCCTTGGCGACGTGGCGGCGGCCTTGCACGGCGGCGTCGCCTTCCGGCGCGCGCCGGGGTTGCCGCCTTTTGGCGCGGTGGACCGCGTCGTGGCCGACGCGCGACTCCTCGCGCTTCCCATGGGAGAAGGCATCCCCACGCCGTCCGTCCTCTCGGACCCCGCCGCCCGCTCGCGCGTTGCGGCCGTCGGGTCGCGGTGCGTGGAAGCCTTCCGCGCCCAACCCACGCTTCCGAACCTCTTCCGCGTCTCGCGCCAATTCGCGCGCGACTGTGGCTTCACGACGCCCTCCATCGAGCGCGTCCTCTCCGCCGTGGAGTCGACCGGCGGGCTTGCGCTGCAGGCCATGCTTGGCACCTCCGTCGTCGCCTACGGCGAGGACACCGAGCTTCTCGCCGACGTCCTGCGCGAATTCGGCGAGCCGCTGCCCTGCGAGATCGACGAGGGCGGCGCGCGCCTTCTCACCGTGGAGAAGGCGCCGCGAACGTGACGAGACCGCCGTCCCGAGCGATCGTGACGCGCGGCCCGAGGAACGCCTCGACCACCCGCGCATTCGTGCTCGCGTGCTCCGTGAGCGCCCGCGCCCGGTACGATCCGCCGCACAGCGCGATCCAGACGAGGAGCTGGTCGCTTGCGTGGAGATCGACGCTTGCGCCCGCCGCAA of Candidatus Thermoplasmatota archaeon contains these proteins:
- a CDS encoding PrsW family glutamic-type intramembrane protease, coding for MSQVEIAVVIGAAFVPALALLLLIQQAERRGHREGLGMLGATFLYGAVFAVVFALVLNPLATGVLSRFLPALDARFVAIVVAAPLVEEAVKAYG